From Algoriphagus sp. NG3, the proteins below share one genomic window:
- a CDS encoding YafY family protein — protein MNRIDRLTAILTHLQSKRTIRAAELAERFNVSLRTIYRDVRSLEESGVPIIGEAGHGYSLVEGYRLPPIMFSREEALAMLVAEKLVEKNMDEHSSRFFKEALIKIKAVLKSTEKELLVEVQDTIKVIKSGPVQGQNRANKAFQVILQAISEKKILHAGYMTFDPERRSERKLEPLGLFHSFEQWYLLAFCLLRNDYRTFRLDRFSKLQVTESSYSTSKHPSLQAYLDRVASEQKLYQILLEIPDSSIKYFSNSKYNHGFVSEERREGKTFMTFMNSSIEGFVRWIISMGDVAKVKEPSEIRDRLDQLLEEIRQMQHTGRLAKVQSDKEGLCQ, from the coding sequence ATGAACAGAATAGATCGGCTTACAGCTATCCTCACACATCTTCAATCGAAGCGGACTATCCGTGCTGCCGAACTTGCGGAGCGATTTAATGTCAGTTTGCGTACTATCTATCGGGATGTAAGGTCTCTGGAAGAATCAGGTGTGCCTATCATCGGTGAGGCAGGGCATGGGTATTCACTGGTGGAGGGCTATAGACTGCCCCCTATCATGTTCAGCAGGGAAGAAGCTCTGGCTATGTTGGTAGCGGAGAAATTGGTAGAAAAAAACATGGATGAACATAGCAGCAGGTTTTTCAAGGAAGCTCTGATCAAAATCAAAGCGGTGTTAAAATCTACTGAGAAGGAGTTATTGGTGGAAGTGCAGGATACCATCAAAGTTATAAAATCCGGCCCTGTCCAAGGTCAAAACAGAGCCAATAAGGCTTTTCAGGTAATCCTTCAGGCTATTTCGGAAAAAAAAATCCTGCATGCGGGATATATGACTTTTGATCCAGAGCGAAGATCAGAGAGGAAACTGGAGCCTTTGGGGCTGTTTCATTCCTTTGAACAATGGTATTTATTGGCATTTTGTCTTTTGAGAAATGATTACCGTACGTTTCGGCTGGATCGCTTCAGCAAATTGCAGGTAACTGAAAGCTCATATTCCACTTCAAAACATCCGTCTCTTCAAGCCTACTTGGACAGGGTGGCCAGCGAGCAAAAGTTATATCAGATACTTCTGGAGATTCCCGATAGTTCTATAAAGTACTTTTCCAATTCAAAATACAATCATGGGTTCGTGTCTGAGGAACGGCGGGAAGGGAAAACTTTTATGACATTTATGAATTCCTCAATAGAAGGATTTGTCCGGTGGATAATATCCATGGGGGATGTGGCCAAAGTCAAAGAACCATCTGAAATCAGGGATAGGTTGGATCAATTGCTGGAGGAAATCAGGCAGATGCAGCATACAGGACGACTTGCCAAAGTCCAATCTGATAAAGAAGGGCTATGTCAATAA